A window of Brevibacterium ihuae contains these coding sequences:
- a CDS encoding TetR/AcrR family transcriptional regulator yields the protein MNTVDSGWAAPAVRPKRTETAAARMLAGDEQEISPRRRRTRTKLIDAAIPLLAAKGVAGTSIEEFAEAAGMTRGAFYSNFSSRDELVLAVCDAGISRAMERVNAVADTGLDEILGAVGTADTDPHTFIELAVERFFTESPESAEWVLAEREIHLHAMRVPELRGKFDELLDAHFQQFATVIGAVLDRLGGRATIPMPELVELLATVTKEASMKAIPDWSGSGPLRIDPRPTTRILQAFTVFEPDCCG from the coding sequence ATGAACACCGTGGACAGCGGCTGGGCCGCTCCCGCCGTGCGCCCGAAGCGCACCGAGACCGCTGCGGCGCGCATGCTCGCCGGGGACGAGCAGGAGATCTCGCCGCGGCGCCGCCGCACTCGGACGAAGCTCATCGACGCCGCGATCCCGCTCCTCGCCGCGAAGGGCGTGGCCGGCACCTCGATCGAGGAGTTCGCCGAGGCCGCCGGGATGACGCGCGGCGCCTTCTATTCGAACTTCTCCTCCCGCGACGAGCTCGTGCTCGCGGTGTGCGACGCCGGGATCTCGCGGGCGATGGAGAGGGTCAATGCCGTCGCGGACACCGGGCTCGACGAGATCCTCGGCGCCGTCGGCACCGCGGACACGGATCCGCACACATTCATCGAGCTCGCTGTCGAACGCTTCTTCACCGAGAGCCCGGAGTCGGCCGAATGGGTCCTCGCGGAACGGGAGATCCACCTCCACGCGATGCGCGTCCCGGAGCTGCGGGGGAAGTTCGACGAGCTGCTCGACGCGCACTTCCAGCAGTTCGCCACGGTCATCGGGGCGGTGCTCGACCGGCTGGGCGGACGGGCGACGATCCCGATGCCCGAGCTCGTCGAGCTCCTCGCAACCGTCACCAAGGAGGCCTCGATGAAGGCGATCCCGGACTGGAGCGGATCCGGACCGCTGCGCATCGACCCGCGCCCGACCACCCGGATCCTCCAGGCGTTCACCGTCTTCGAGCCGGACTGCTGCGGCTGA
- a CDS encoding FAD/NAD(P)-binding protein, whose amino-acid sequence MTAEAPADTATAARSPAHRIAIIGAGPRGLTVYERLVALARKDSTPDPRPLEIHLIDPYPPGAGIVWRTDQDPDLLMNTTIGEQTVFPDPSCEVSPASTGPDMGTWYRARGGEADPDSTFSTRVLYGEYLTWAYEHILDGAPDHVTTVHHPQAATAIIEPTGVESAGAAPRERTQLIRLTDTTTVSADAVVLAVGHIPAELNDERAAFARYARSGRLTYLPPDLPAEAPVERLEAGERVIFRGFGLNYFDLQTVLTVGRGGRFVEQEGEPGALRYIPSGREPILVPSSRRGVPYRSKPITPDHPLTDYRLRYFTPESIDRLAGQDASLHFNDQLWPLVLADLRRAWYAALALSEPEAFAADPGRITEALAEGVDRHLSRRSRVEAGKSAHRPGRLTSASPAWSAIEAEVLADPGRALDLHSLLRPLEGARFATRGGASGAPDSLTAWMLDFLRSDLAASHLGPERSPEKALFAVLWAARAYLKELVADGRIDRTSFVTEVRGWFEDFVSGICDGPPPQRFAELIALTEAGLVEFVGPEVRITTARAGAPAAFSAASPALDTPITARALVDAASPANQVRYAADTLISGMLERGQLAVAVHHRADGSLQPLSGIEVAGPAHRTVDVHGRVHPHRHCLSIQLSAVQLGLAIAANPGKRARSLIDAHRIAEAILASVPG is encoded by the coding sequence GTGACGGCCGAGGCACCCGCCGACACCGCGACCGCCGCCCGGTCGCCGGCCCACCGGATCGCGATCATCGGCGCCGGTCCGCGCGGCCTCACCGTCTACGAGCGCCTCGTCGCCCTCGCGCGTAAGGACAGCACCCCGGATCCCCGACCGCTCGAGATCCACCTCATCGATCCCTACCCGCCGGGGGCGGGCATCGTGTGGCGCACGGATCAGGACCCGGACCTCCTGATGAATACGACGATCGGCGAGCAGACGGTGTTCCCCGATCCCAGCTGCGAGGTGTCGCCCGCCTCGACGGGGCCGGACATGGGCACGTGGTACCGCGCTCGCGGGGGCGAGGCGGACCCCGACTCGACCTTCAGCACCCGCGTCCTCTACGGCGAATACCTCACCTGGGCCTACGAACACATCCTCGACGGCGCTCCCGACCACGTCACCACCGTCCACCACCCGCAGGCGGCGACCGCCATCATCGAACCCACCGGGGTCGAATCCGCCGGCGCCGCACCTCGGGAGCGCACCCAGCTCATCCGCCTCACCGACACCACCACGGTGTCCGCCGATGCCGTCGTGCTCGCGGTCGGCCACATCCCCGCGGAGCTCAACGACGAGCGCGCCGCCTTCGCCCGGTACGCCCGCTCGGGCCGCCTGACGTACCTGCCGCCGGACCTGCCCGCCGAGGCGCCCGTCGAGCGCCTCGAAGCAGGCGAGCGGGTGATCTTCCGCGGATTCGGCCTCAACTACTTCGACCTGCAGACCGTGCTCACCGTCGGCCGCGGCGGGAGGTTCGTCGAGCAGGAAGGCGAACCGGGCGCGCTGCGGTACATCCCGAGCGGCCGCGAGCCGATCCTCGTCCCCTCCTCCCGACGCGGCGTGCCGTACCGGAGCAAGCCGATCACCCCCGACCACCCGCTCACCGACTACCGGCTGCGGTACTTCACCCCGGAGAGCATCGACCGGCTCGCCGGGCAGGACGCGTCTCTCCACTTCAACGATCAGCTCTGGCCGCTCGTCCTCGCCGACCTCCGCCGCGCCTGGTACGCCGCGCTCGCCCTCTCGGAGCCCGAGGCCTTCGCCGCGGATCCGGGTCGCATCACCGAAGCGCTCGCGGAGGGCGTCGACCGCCACCTCAGCCGCCGGTCCCGTGTCGAGGCGGGCAAGTCCGCCCACCGGCCCGGCCGACTGACGAGCGCCTCCCCGGCGTGGTCGGCGATCGAGGCCGAGGTGCTCGCGGATCCCGGTCGTGCCCTCGACCTCCACTCCCTGCTCCGCCCGCTCGAAGGGGCCAGGTTCGCGACGCGCGGGGGCGCCTCGGGCGCGCCCGACTCGCTCACCGCCTGGATGCTCGACTTCCTGCGCAGCGACCTCGCCGCCTCGCACCTCGGCCCCGAGCGATCCCCGGAGAAGGCCCTGTTCGCGGTCCTCTGGGCCGCCCGCGCCTATCTCAAGGAGCTCGTGGCGGACGGCCGGATCGACCGCACGAGCTTCGTCACCGAGGTTCGCGGCTGGTTCGAGGACTTCGTGTCCGGGATCTGCGACGGCCCTCCCCCGCAGCGCTTCGCCGAGCTCATCGCGCTCACCGAGGCCGGGCTGGTCGAGTTCGTCGGGCCCGAGGTGCGGATCACCACCGCGCGCGCCGGCGCCCCCGCAGCGTTCTCCGCCGCCTCGCCGGCACTCGACACCCCGATCACCGCGCGGGCCCTCGTCGACGCCGCCTCGCCCGCCAATCAGGTCCGCTATGCGGCGGACACGCTGATCTCCGGGATGCTCGAACGCGGTCAGCTCGCCGTCGCGGTGCACCATCGCGCCGACGGCAGCCTGCAGCCGCTCAGCGGTATCGAGGTCGCGGGTCCCGCGCACCGCACGGTCGACGTCCACGGGCGGGTCCATCCGCATCGGCACTGTCTGTCGATCCAGCTCTCGGCTGTGCAGCTGGGGCTCGCCATCGCGGCGAATCCGGGCAAGCGTGCCCGATCGCTCATCGATGCCCACCGCATCGCCGAGGCGATCCTCGCCTCCGTCCCCGGCTGA
- a CDS encoding MMPL family transporter, whose amino-acid sequence MSSFLYDLGRAAFRRRKTVLAVWLVLLVVLGGLAGLLAGDFDDDFTLPGSESQQALDSLALTFPEVSGTAAQVVVVAAEGDDITAEPYRSALEDFADELGELDSVNSATSPFMDGIEGVISDDDRAALVNIQYDGAVAELGDPVKDALAEATDALVADLPEGTQASPGGELFGVTGVHLSWVEAIGVVVAFVVLLFTLGSLRAAGMPLVTAILGVAIGMVLIVLATGFFVVNSTTPMLALMLGLAVGIDYALFIIYRARDLMADGHSAEEAAARATATSGSAVVFAGTTVIIALVGLSVAGIPFLTVMGVAAAITVAIAVFIAVTLVPALLGFGGEKLRPKPRKARRDGTEKPRFDRRLFGAWETVATKVPALTVVLIIVGLGLFAIPAQRLELALPNNGGAEEGTPAKTSYDLIEEHFGPGFNGPLVMTAGIISSTDPLGDMESLAEDIEAVDGVHSVVMATPNRTADTGIVQIIPEFAPDDHRTNQVVEDLRGLAPQIEDDYGFDTAVTGYTAVAIDVSDQLGKALLPFGIFVVGLSVVLLTMVFRSIWVPIKATVGYLLSVVTAFGAVVLVFHDGWLSSVMGIAQTGPVISFLPIILMGILFGLAMDYELFLVSGMREAHVHGAGAREAVRRGFLGSASVVTAAAVIMISVFGAFVPAGEAIIKSIALALAVGVFVDAFIVRMTLVPAVMALLGDHAWRIPKWLDRMMPQFDVEGEGLFHQVELRDWPEPGADYRVYGEGLGVDSGGPGAPRPVFDGVDVALRPGDVLVTTGRGSRALLLALSGRLPLDRGELKIGAFVMPEQAGRVRSRTPLVVVSSADPAVSAGPKRLRALAQNPPELLVVERADQPADPETAELVSALVAAAVDAGSAVVLAVSHPQADWMVPPHTAYTFLDLDDHRGTGRPDAAGTDDRRDRPDHAQLIGGHR is encoded by the coding sequence GTGTCCTCATTCCTCTACGACCTCGGACGGGCCGCCTTCCGCCGCCGGAAGACCGTGCTCGCGGTCTGGCTCGTGCTGCTCGTCGTGCTCGGCGGCCTCGCCGGACTGCTCGCCGGTGACTTCGACGACGACTTCACCCTGCCCGGCTCGGAGTCGCAGCAGGCACTCGACTCGCTCGCCCTCACCTTCCCCGAGGTCAGCGGCACCGCCGCGCAGGTGGTCGTCGTCGCCGCCGAAGGGGACGACATCACCGCCGAGCCCTACCGCAGCGCCCTCGAGGACTTCGCCGACGAGCTCGGCGAACTCGACTCCGTCAACTCAGCGACCTCGCCGTTCATGGACGGAATCGAGGGCGTGATCTCCGACGACGACCGGGCCGCGCTCGTCAACATCCAGTACGACGGCGCGGTCGCCGAGCTCGGCGACCCGGTCAAGGACGCCCTCGCCGAGGCCACCGACGCCCTCGTCGCGGACCTGCCCGAGGGCACCCAGGCCTCCCCGGGCGGTGAGCTGTTCGGCGTCACCGGGGTGCACCTGTCCTGGGTCGAGGCCATCGGCGTCGTCGTCGCCTTCGTCGTCCTCCTCTTCACCCTCGGCTCGCTGCGGGCCGCCGGCATGCCTCTCGTCACCGCGATCCTCGGTGTCGCGATCGGGATGGTCCTCATCGTGCTCGCCACCGGCTTCTTCGTGGTGAACTCGACGACCCCGATGCTCGCCCTCATGCTCGGCCTCGCCGTCGGCATCGACTACGCGCTCTTCATCATCTACCGGGCCCGCGACCTCATGGCAGACGGGCACTCCGCGGAGGAGGCCGCCGCCCGGGCGACGGCCACCTCGGGCTCGGCCGTCGTGTTCGCCGGCACCACGGTGATCATCGCGCTCGTCGGCCTCAGCGTCGCCGGCATCCCCTTCCTCACCGTCATGGGCGTGGCCGCAGCGATCACCGTCGCGATCGCCGTCTTCATCGCCGTCACCCTGGTCCCGGCCCTGCTCGGCTTCGGCGGGGAGAAGCTGCGGCCCAAGCCCCGGAAGGCGCGCCGCGACGGCACCGAGAAGCCGCGCTTCGACCGGCGGCTGTTCGGCGCCTGGGAGACCGTCGCGACGAAGGTCCCGGCGCTCACCGTCGTCCTCATCATCGTCGGGCTCGGGCTCTTCGCGATTCCCGCCCAGCGCCTCGAGCTCGCCCTGCCGAACAACGGCGGCGCCGAGGAGGGGACCCCGGCCAAGACGAGCTACGACCTCATCGAGGAGCACTTCGGCCCCGGCTTCAACGGCCCGCTCGTCATGACCGCCGGCATCATCTCCTCCACCGACCCGCTCGGCGACATGGAGTCCCTGGCCGAGGACATCGAGGCCGTCGACGGCGTCCACTCCGTCGTCATGGCCACCCCCAACCGGACCGCCGACACCGGGATCGTGCAGATCATCCCCGAGTTCGCGCCCGACGACCACCGCACCAACCAGGTCGTCGAGGACCTTCGGGGTCTCGCCCCGCAGATCGAGGACGACTACGGCTTCGACACCGCGGTCACCGGCTACACCGCCGTCGCGATCGACGTGTCCGACCAGCTCGGCAAGGCTCTGCTGCCCTTCGGCATCTTCGTCGTCGGGCTCTCGGTCGTGCTCCTCACCATGGTGTTCCGCTCGATCTGGGTGCCGATCAAGGCGACCGTGGGCTACCTGCTCAGCGTCGTCACCGCGTTCGGCGCCGTCGTCCTCGTGTTCCACGACGGCTGGCTGTCGTCGGTCATGGGCATCGCGCAGACCGGACCGGTCATCAGCTTCCTGCCGATCATCCTCATGGGCATCCTGTTCGGTCTCGCGATGGACTACGAGCTGTTCCTCGTCTCCGGCATGCGCGAGGCCCACGTCCACGGCGCGGGCGCACGCGAAGCGGTCCGCAGGGGCTTCCTCGGCTCGGCGAGCGTCGTCACCGCGGCCGCGGTCATCATGATCTCCGTGTTCGGCGCCTTCGTGCCCGCGGGCGAGGCGATCATCAAGTCGATCGCGCTCGCGCTCGCCGTGGGCGTGTTCGTCGACGCGTTTATCGTCCGCATGACTCTCGTTCCCGCGGTCATGGCGCTGCTCGGGGATCATGCCTGGCGCATCCCGAAGTGGCTCGACCGGATGATGCCTCAGTTCGACGTCGAGGGGGAGGGCCTGTTCCACCAGGTCGAGCTCCGCGACTGGCCGGAGCCGGGCGCAGACTACCGGGTGTATGGCGAAGGACTCGGCGTCGACTCCGGCGGCCCGGGGGCGCCGCGCCCGGTGTTCGACGGCGTCGACGTCGCGCTCCGCCCCGGGGACGTGCTCGTCACCACCGGACGCGGCAGCCGGGCTCTGCTGCTCGCCCTCTCCGGCCGGCTCCCGCTCGACCGCGGTGAGCTCAAGATCGGTGCGTTCGTCATGCCCGAGCAGGCCGGCCGCGTGCGGTCGCGCACGCCGCTCGTCGTGGTGAGCTCCGCGGATCCCGCGGTGAGCGCGGGGCCGAAGCGCCTCCGGGCGCTCGCCCAGAACCCGCCCGAGCTCCTCGTTGTCGAGCGCGCCGACCAGCCCGCCGACCCGGAGACCGCCGAGCTCGTCAGCGCGCTCGTGGCGGCCGCGGTCGACGCCGGCTCGGCGGTCGTGCTCGCCGTCAGCCACCCGCAGGCGGACTGGATGGTCCCGCCGCACACCGCATACACGTTCCTCGACCTCGACGACCACCGCGGCACCGGCCGGCCGGACGCAGCGGGGACGGATGACCGTCGAGACCGACCCGACCACGCGCAACTCATCGGAGGACACCGCTGA
- a CDS encoding LCP family protein, translating into MAKNEDGTPAERPDGEPSTPSSFRASKRPRLRGEAQATGIPRTSGSSTAASRAEGDQDDRPAGRPARSSDSAGTEQAPTGPAASTPPPRPASEHAAAPRHATRAKSSREKRTWPRSPRAKASRAATASARAAGTSAPGASDRKPSLSASLASAAREKNPHARHTSRRGDAFPRIVGWTTLGTLIPGLGILQARNSKLGWALFIGFFGAILAVVAFVVYRGPLRAASRIIASPNLLNVSAVLLTLAALVWFIVIFRTYREQRRGTELRGSQRALAGVLVASLVACVGIPLLVGASYARVQSDTVATVFGNQGGPVVDKDDLWAEQPRINVFLIGRDSGESREGTRPDTMLVASIDTASGATTLISVPRNLGLPVFPEGSQLDSVFPEGFNAYGYSESMINAVWTWAEEYPEQVGDTGGLEPGMYATMQAVEGSLGLGLDYWASVDMKGFEDVIDAIGGVEIDVERPIPMGGGTNLNTGLKNEVFNWIAPGPQTLTGFEALWYVRSREGSDNYDRMCRQQRMIKTTIDQIDPQEVAVAYPRLAGSAGENIATSIPQQEVNAFIELAVAMQQSEIKSAQINNDVVNTVQPDYAALHAWVQEQIDPQEPSQAEADATGEETAAEEPSEPAAEPTPEEPTAEATENPAPGVEDSAGQCFPDWYTPGDPWPGYPGNPDPNAPATAPEQGLDEGAGAGQ; encoded by the coding sequence TTGGCGAAGAACGAGGACGGGACGCCCGCAGAGCGTCCCGACGGTGAGCCGTCGACCCCGTCGTCGTTCCGCGCATCCAAGCGTCCGCGCCTCCGCGGCGAGGCCCAGGCCACCGGCATTCCTCGCACCTCGGGCTCCTCCACGGCGGCGTCCCGCGCCGAAGGGGACCAGGACGACCGGCCGGCCGGCCGCCCCGCACGCTCATCCGACTCCGCCGGGACCGAGCAGGCGCCCACAGGACCCGCGGCGAGCACCCCTCCCCCGCGGCCGGCCTCCGAGCACGCAGCCGCACCGCGCCACGCCACCCGCGCGAAGAGCTCACGCGAGAAGCGGACCTGGCCGCGCAGCCCGCGCGCCAAGGCGTCCCGTGCTGCCACCGCCTCGGCCCGCGCCGCCGGAACGTCCGCTCCCGGCGCATCCGATCGGAAGCCCTCGCTCTCGGCCTCGCTCGCTTCGGCCGCACGGGAGAAGAATCCGCACGCCCGGCACACCAGCCGTCGCGGGGACGCGTTCCCGCGCATCGTCGGGTGGACCACCCTCGGCACCCTGATCCCCGGTCTGGGCATCCTCCAGGCCCGCAACTCGAAGCTCGGCTGGGCGCTCTTCATCGGGTTCTTCGGCGCGATCCTCGCCGTCGTCGCCTTCGTCGTCTACCGCGGGCCGCTCCGCGCCGCCAGCCGCATCATCGCCAGCCCCAACCTCCTCAACGTCTCCGCCGTCCTCCTCACCCTCGCCGCCCTCGTGTGGTTCATCGTGATCTTCCGGACGTACCGCGAACAGCGCCGCGGCACCGAGCTGCGCGGCTCCCAGCGAGCGCTCGCGGGAGTGCTCGTCGCCTCGCTCGTCGCCTGCGTGGGCATCCCCCTCCTCGTCGGGGCGAGCTATGCCCGCGTGCAGTCGGACACCGTCGCCACCGTTTTCGGCAACCAGGGCGGGCCGGTCGTCGACAAGGACGACCTGTGGGCCGAGCAGCCCCGCATCAACGTCTTCCTCATCGGGCGCGACTCCGGGGAGAGCCGCGAGGGTACCCGGCCCGACACCATGCTCGTCGCCTCGATCGACACCGCATCCGGAGCCACCACCCTGATCTCCGTCCCCCGCAACCTCGGGCTCCCGGTGTTCCCCGAGGGATCCCAGCTCGACTCGGTGTTCCCCGAGGGCTTCAACGCCTACGGCTACAGCGAGAGCATGATCAACGCGGTCTGGACCTGGGCCGAGGAGTACCCCGAGCAGGTCGGCGACACCGGCGGCCTCGAGCCGGGGATGTACGCCACGATGCAGGCGGTCGAGGGATCGCTCGGCCTCGGGCTCGACTACTGGGCCTCGGTCGACATGAAGGGCTTCGAGGACGTCATCGACGCGATCGGCGGCGTCGAGATCGACGTCGAGCGGCCGATCCCGATGGGCGGCGGCACCAACCTCAACACCGGCCTCAAGAACGAGGTCTTCAACTGGATCGCACCCGGTCCGCAGACCCTCACCGGCTTCGAGGCGCTGTGGTACGTCCGCTCCCGCGAGGGCAGCGACAACTACGACCGGATGTGCCGCCAGCAGCGCATGATCAAGACGACGATCGATCAGATCGACCCGCAGGAGGTCGCCGTCGCCTACCCGCGCCTGGCCGGCAGCGCGGGCGAGAACATCGCGACGAGCATCCCCCAGCAGGAGGTCAACGCCTTCATCGAGCTCGCGGTCGCGATGCAGCAGTCGGAGATCAAGTCCGCCCAGATCAACAACGACGTCGTCAACACCGTGCAGCCGGATTACGCCGCGCTCCACGCCTGGGTCCAGGAGCAGATCGACCCGCAGGAGCCCAGCCAGGCCGAGGCGGACGCCACCGGGGAGGAGACCGCGGCGGAAGAGCCGTCGGAGCCCGCCGCCGAGCCGACCCCCGAAGAGCCGACCGCGGAGGCGACCGAGAACCCGGCACCGGGCGTCGAGGACTCCGCAGGCCAGTGCTTCCCCGACTGGTACACCCCGGGCGACCCGTGGCCGGGCTACCCGGGCAACCCCGACCCGAATGCACCCGCGACCGCCCCGGAGCAGGGACTCGACGAGGGAGCGGGAGCCGGCCAGTGA
- a CDS encoding YhgE/Pip domain-containing protein, producing MALFERADTGRPVTWFSIIGLILVPVIIAAGFVFATWQANDRLDTVRAAVVNNDEGAEIDGQTVPLGRQLSAGLVDSEEDNLEWVLSDDEDAADGLAAGDYAAVITIPEGFSRAVMSTSEDDPMLARQATIDVESSKVSPLADATIGQAVAEAARGQFNAGFTEQYLDGIYLGFNEMGDQFREVADASGELADGTEQLAEGTGAAAEGAVAYADGAEQLDAGSAPLVEGANGISSGAGGLASGARELSDGAGELSEGTGALATGARELSDGTGELSDGLGQMADQTAELPDQTRQLADGASQLSDGVDEYTSGIDELVRGLSEFDTGGEGGSVEDLTEGLDELAAGSSQLSDGVSAVNDGLADYQQGLDDQAAAAGDLASTATSLDDLVAAGFMTAAEAEGTRAELCPARTPDEVCAGIERAFVTGLLSGTSGALEGASAGLDQQDPQTGQSINSGLDGLDEGASQLDDGIQELADGLGAALTGLIEGLEEFTGRSDELLDGSQQLRDGASGLADGTDQLADGMGDLSDGISASADGASQLADGASQLADGTDELADGASQLADGSGQLADGADELATGAGEFATGLGAYTDGVGQLATGAGDMATGLGELDEGAGELADGTRQLADGLEEGQDQIPSYTAPERDRLATVVSEPVASDDGLLGSISQASTIALLLVMALWLGALITYTVIRAVSATAVTSRRPSWAIMAKGLLPGLLIAVVQAVVLTVLGQIVLDLGIFDLSALLLLAIFAGIVFMVVNYALVAWFGGIGRFISVALVVLAVAGRALGATPEFFRAVAPFLPLTPAFDGLTAIATGAPGLGAAWAGLFGWLVIGAGAALIAVARGRTLTAGQASRLAPA from the coding sequence ATGGCTCTCTTCGAACGGGCCGATACCGGCCGCCCCGTCACCTGGTTCTCGATCATTGGACTCATCCTCGTCCCGGTGATCATCGCCGCCGGATTCGTGTTCGCCACGTGGCAGGCGAACGATCGCCTCGACACCGTGCGCGCCGCCGTCGTCAACAACGACGAGGGCGCCGAGATCGACGGACAGACCGTGCCGCTCGGCCGGCAGTTGTCGGCCGGCCTCGTCGACTCCGAGGAGGACAACCTCGAATGGGTGCTGTCCGATGACGAGGATGCCGCCGACGGGCTGGCCGCGGGCGACTACGCCGCCGTCATCACTATCCCCGAGGGCTTCTCGCGGGCGGTGATGTCGACTTCCGAGGACGACCCGATGCTCGCCCGCCAGGCGACGATCGACGTCGAGTCCTCGAAGGTGTCCCCGCTCGCCGACGCGACGATCGGCCAGGCAGTCGCCGAGGCAGCGCGTGGGCAGTTCAACGCGGGATTCACCGAGCAGTACCTCGACGGGATCTACCTCGGGTTCAACGAGATGGGCGACCAGTTCCGCGAGGTCGCCGACGCCTCGGGCGAGCTCGCCGACGGCACCGAGCAGCTCGCCGAGGGCACGGGTGCCGCCGCCGAGGGCGCGGTCGCCTACGCCGATGGCGCCGAGCAGCTCGACGCGGGCTCGGCCCCGCTCGTCGAGGGCGCGAACGGGATCTCCTCGGGCGCCGGCGGTCTCGCCTCGGGCGCGCGGGAGCTGTCCGACGGCGCCGGCGAGCTCTCCGAGGGCACCGGGGCGCTCGCCACCGGTGCGCGGGAGCTGTCAGACGGCACCGGGGAGCTCTCCGACGGGCTCGGCCAGATGGCCGACCAGACCGCCGAGCTGCCCGACCAGACCCGGCAGCTCGCCGACGGCGCCTCCCAGCTGTCCGACGGCGTCGACGAGTACACCTCCGGGATCGATGAGCTCGTCCGGGGCCTCAGCGAGTTCGACACCGGCGGGGAGGGCGGCTCCGTCGAGGACCTCACCGAGGGTCTCGACGAGCTCGCCGCGGGATCCTCGCAGCTCTCCGACGGGGTGTCCGCCGTCAACGACGGACTCGCCGACTACCAGCAGGGACTCGACGACCAGGCCGCCGCGGCCGGCGATCTCGCGTCCACCGCGACGAGCCTCGACGACCTCGTGGCCGCCGGCTTCATGACCGCCGCCGAGGCCGAGGGCACGCGCGCCGAGCTGTGCCCCGCCCGCACCCCGGACGAGGTGTGTGCCGGCATCGAGCGCGCCTTCGTCACCGGGCTGCTGAGCGGCACCTCCGGGGCGCTCGAGGGCGCCTCGGCCGGCCTCGACCAGCAGGACCCGCAGACCGGTCAGTCGATCAACTCCGGACTCGACGGGCTCGACGAGGGTGCCTCGCAGCTCGACGACGGCATCCAGGAGCTCGCCGACGGCCTCGGCGCCGCGCTCACCGGGCTCATCGAGGGACTCGAGGAGTTCACCGGCCGCTCCGATGAGCTCCTCGACGGCTCGCAGCAGCTCCGCGACGGCGCCTCCGGCCTGGCCGACGGCACCGACCAGCTCGCCGACGGCATGGGCGATCTGAGCGACGGCATCTCCGCGTCCGCGGACGGCGCCTCGCAGCTCGCCGACGGTGCCTCGCAGCTCGCTGACGGCACCGATGAGCTCGCCGACGGCGCCTCGCAGCTCGCCGACGGCTCGGGGCAGCTCGCCGACGGCGCCGACGAGCTCGCGACCGGCGCCGGGGAGTTCGCGACCGGACTCGGCGCGTACACCGACGGCGTGGGGCAGCTCGCCACCGGCGCCGGTGACATGGCGACCGGACTCGGCGAGCTCGACGAGGGCGCCGGGGAGCTCGCCGACGGCACCCGGCAGCTCGCCGACGGCCTCGAGGAGGGACAGGATCAGATCCCGTCCTACACCGCGCCCGAGCGCGACCGGCTCGCGACCGTGGTGTCCGAGCCGGTGGCCTCCGACGACGGCCTGCTCGGCTCGATCTCGCAGGCGTCGACCATTGCGCTCCTCCTCGTCATGGCGCTGTGGCTCGGTGCGCTCATCACCTACACGGTGATCCGCGCGGTGTCGGCCACCGCGGTGACCTCGCGGAGGCCGTCGTGGGCGATCATGGCCAAGGGCCTGCTGCCCGGTCTGCTCATCGCCGTGGTCCAGGCGGTGGTCCTCACCGTCCTGGGGCAGATCGTGCTCGACCTGGGGATCTTCGACCTCTCCGCACTGTTGCTGCTCGCGATCTTCGCCGGCATCGTGTTCATGGTGGTGAACTATGCGCTCGTTGCGTGGTTCGGCGGCATCGGCCGCTTCATCTCGGTTGCTCTCGTCGTGCTCGCGGTGGCCGGCAGGGCGCTCGGCGCCACCCCGGAGTTCTTCCGAGCGGTCGCCCCGTTCCTCCCCCTCACCCCCGCCTTCGACGGGCTGACGGCGATCGCGACGGGTGCGCCGGGCCTCGGAGCGGCCTGGGCCGGGCTGTTCGGCTGGCTCGTCATCGGCGCCGGGGCGGCGCTCATCGCCGTGGCCCGGGGACGCACGCTCACCGCCGGCCAGGCCTCCCGCCTCGCCCCCGCCTGA